TCGCGCCTGCGCATGATTCACGAAGGTGATCCCGAGCCGCGCTCGGTACAGATCGCCGGCGGTGACGCGCAGATGCTCGCAGCGGCGGCCCGGGCCAACGTCGAGGCCGGCGCGCAGATTATCGACATCAACATGGGCTGCCCGGCAAAAAAAGTCTGCAACAAGGCCGCAGGCTCTGCTTTATTGAAAGATGAAGCCCTGGTCAGCGAAATCCTCCACGCGGTGGTTGCCGCCGTGGACGTGCCGGTCACGCTGAAGATCCGCACTGGCTGGGACAGGGCCAACAAGAACGGCCTGACTGTGGCGAGGATCGCCGAGCAGGCCGGGATCCAGGCACTGGCGGTACATGGACGCACACGCGCCGACCTCTACACCGGTGAAGCCGAATACGACACCATCGCGGCGATCAAGCAGGCGGTGTCGATCCCGGTTTTTGCCAATGGCGATATCACTTCGCCAGAAAAAGCCCGGGCGGTGCTGGATGCCACCGGTGCCGACGGTCTGCTGATTGGCCGGGCTGCCCAAGGGCGGCCATGGATCTTTCGCGAGATCGAGCATTACCTGCGTACCGGCGAAAAACTGCCGGCACCGCAGCTGGACGAAGTGGAACGAATTCTGCTGGAGCACCTGACCGCGTTGCACGCCTTCTATGGCGATGTGATGGGCGTACGTATCGCCCGCAAGCACGTTGGTTGGTACCTGGCAACGCTACCGGGCGCCAAGGAGTTTCGCGCCCAGTTCAACCGTTTGGAAGACACGCAAGCGCAGTGCGCCAACGTTCGCGGCTTCTTCAGCGAGCGTGAACAGAGCCTTGAGACAGAGGACGGACAAGGGGTGGCCGCATGACGATGATGACCGAGACTTTAGTGAGTGGAACAACGCCCGTGAGCGACAACGTCAACCTGAAACAGCACCTGAATACGCCGAGCGAAGAGGGTCAGACCCTTCGCGGCAGTGTGGAAAAGGCGCTGCACAACTATTTCGCCCATCTGGAGGGCGCGGCCGTCACGGACGTGTACAACCTGGTGCTCTCGGAAGTCGAAGCGCCGTTGCTCGAAAGCGTAATGAACTACGTCAAGGGCAACCAGACCAAGGCCAGCGAGCTGCTCGGGCTCAACCGCGGCACCTTGCGCAAGAAACTCAAGCAGTACGATTTGTTGTAAGCAAGCATCCAAACCAGAAAAGGCGGCTCCCATTCGATGAGGTCGCCTTTTTTGCTGACTCCACCGCGTTATGGAATCTGAAATGACCGACCAGACTACCCGCCTGCCGATCCGCCGCGCCTTGATCAGCGTCTCCGACAAGACCGGGATCCTTGAATTCGCCCGTGAGCTGCAACAGCTCGGCGTCGAGATCCTGTCCACCGGCGGCACCTTCAAGTTGCTCCAGGACAATGGCGTTGCCGCGGTGGAAGTTGCCGATTACACCGGCTTCGCCGAAATGATGGACGGCCGGGTCAAAACCCTGCACCCGAAAATCCACGGCGGCATCCTCGGCCGTCGCGGTACCGACGACGCCATCATGGCCGAGCACGGGATCAAGCCGATCGATCTGGTCGCGGTCAACCTCTACCCGTTCGAAGCCACTATCTCCAAGCCGGGCTGTGACCTGCCGACCGCCATCGAGAACATCGACATCGGCGGCCCGACCATGGTCCGCTCGGCGGCCAAGAACCACAAGGACGTCGCCATCGTGGTCAACGCCAGCGACTACGGCCAGGTCCTGGAAAGCCTCAAGGCCGGTGGCCTGACCTACGCCCAGCGCTTCGACCTGATGCTCAAGGCATTCGAGCACACTGCAGCCTACGACGGCATGATCGCCAACTACATGGGCACCGTGAACCAGGCCGCTGAAACCCTCAGCACCGAAGGTCGCAGCGAATTCCCGCGGACCTTCAACAGCCAGTTCACCAAGGCCCAGGAAATGCGCTACGGCGAGAACCCGCACCAGAGCGCGGCGTTCTATGTCGAGGCCAAGCCGGCCGAAGCCGGCATCGCCACCGCGGTGCAGTTGCAGGGCAAGGAGCTGTCGTACAACAACGTGGCCGATACCGACGCCGCGCTGGAATGCGTGAAGAGCTTCGTCAAGCCGGCCTGCGTCATCGTCAAGCACGCCAACCCGTGCGGCGTGGCGGTCAGCCCCGACGCTGAAGGCGGTATCCGCCAAGCTTACGAGCTGGCGTACGCCACCGATACCGAATCGGCGTTCGGCGGCATCATCGCCTTCAACCGCGAACTGGACGCCGAAACCGCCAAAGCCATCGTCGAGCGCCAGTTCGTCGAAGTGATCATCGCCCCGAGCGTCAGCGACGAAGCCCGCGCCGTGGTGGCGGCCAAGGCCAACGTGCGCCTGCTGGCCTGCGGCGAGTGGTCGGCAGAACGTGCCGCTGCCTGGGACTTCAAGCGCGTCACCGGCGGCCTGCTGGTACAAAGCCGCGACATCGGCATGATCACCGAGGGCGACCTGAAAGTGGTCACCAAGCGTGCGCCGAGCGAGCAAGAAATCCACGACCTGATCTTCGCCTGGAAAGTGGCCAAGTACGTCAAGTCCAACGCCATCGTCTACGCCAAGAACCGCCAGACCATTGGTGTCGGCGCCGGCCAGATGAGCCGCGTCAACTCCGCCCGTATCGCTGCGATCAAGGCCGAGCACGCCGGCCTGCAGGTGCAGGGCGCGGTCATGGCATCGGACGCGTTCTTCCCGTTCCGTGATGGCATCGACAACGCTGCCAAGGTCGGCATCACCGCGGTGATCCAGCCAGGTGGCTCGATGCGCGATGCCGAAGTCATCGCCGCCGCTGACGAAGCCGGCATTGCCATGGTCTTCACCGGCATGC
This portion of the Pseudomonas sp. SORT22 genome encodes:
- the dusB gene encoding tRNA dihydrouridine synthase DusB; the encoded protein is MSAVRIGPYTLQNALILAPMAGVTDQPFRQLCRRMGAGLVVSEMVSSDMSLWNSRKSRLRMIHEGDPEPRSVQIAGGDAQMLAAAARANVEAGAQIIDINMGCPAKKVCNKAAGSALLKDEALVSEILHAVVAAVDVPVTLKIRTGWDRANKNGLTVARIAEQAGIQALAVHGRTRADLYTGEAEYDTIAAIKQAVSIPVFANGDITSPEKARAVLDATGADGLLIGRAAQGRPWIFREIEHYLRTGEKLPAPQLDEVERILLEHLTALHAFYGDVMGVRIARKHVGWYLATLPGAKEFRAQFNRLEDTQAQCANVRGFFSEREQSLETEDGQGVAA
- the fis gene encoding DNA-binding transcriptional regulator Fis, producing the protein MTMMTETLVSGTTPVSDNVNLKQHLNTPSEEGQTLRGSVEKALHNYFAHLEGAAVTDVYNLVLSEVEAPLLESVMNYVKGNQTKASELLGLNRGTLRKKLKQYDLL
- the purH gene encoding bifunctional phosphoribosylaminoimidazolecarboxamide formyltransferase/IMP cyclohydrolase; translation: MTDQTTRLPIRRALISVSDKTGILEFARELQQLGVEILSTGGTFKLLQDNGVAAVEVADYTGFAEMMDGRVKTLHPKIHGGILGRRGTDDAIMAEHGIKPIDLVAVNLYPFEATISKPGCDLPTAIENIDIGGPTMVRSAAKNHKDVAIVVNASDYGQVLESLKAGGLTYAQRFDLMLKAFEHTAAYDGMIANYMGTVNQAAETLSTEGRSEFPRTFNSQFTKAQEMRYGENPHQSAAFYVEAKPAEAGIATAVQLQGKELSYNNVADTDAALECVKSFVKPACVIVKHANPCGVAVSPDAEGGIRQAYELAYATDTESAFGGIIAFNRELDAETAKAIVERQFVEVIIAPSVSDEARAVVAAKANVRLLACGEWSAERAAAWDFKRVTGGLLVQSRDIGMITEGDLKVVTKRAPSEQEIHDLIFAWKVAKYVKSNAIVYAKNRQTIGVGAGQMSRVNSARIAAIKAEHAGLQVQGAVMASDAFFPFRDGIDNAAKVGITAVIQPGGSMRDAEVIAAADEAGIAMVFTGMRHFRH